The Pyrenophora tritici-repentis strain M4 chromosome 2, whole genome shotgun sequence genome window below encodes:
- a CDS encoding SAP30-Sin3-bdg domain containing protein encodes MPPKRTHTNDEAHASLKDKLQSLQGPNARGGRRNNGVNVMNGSGLKEVDNASTNSGQTSTDVSSSGNIKWSSQDSTVLHGYRRAYRLDCPSSFKNPLSHVVLNQGIGRMSPTMARPKAKRRVHKDQLGLAVKKSFNSQAVTESDVIVDWLYKSKHQDKEFRVRFAPHRK; translated from the exons ATGCCGCCGAAACGCACTCACACCAACGACGAGGCGCACGCCTCACTAAAGGACAAACTGCAGAGCCTCCAAGGCCCCAACGCGCGGGGCGGGAGACGAAACAATGGTGTCAACGTTATGAATGGCAGTGGCCTCAAGGAGGTGGACAATGCCTCTACCAATAGTGGACAGACTTCGACCGACGTCAGTTCATCTGGAAAT ATCAAATGGTCGTCTCAGGACTCCACGGTACTTCACGGCTACCGACGCGCCTACCGCCTTGACTGCCCGTCGAGCTTCAAGAACCCGCTCAGCCACGTCGTGTTGAACCAAGGCATTGGACGCATGTCGCCAACTATGGCGCGACCAAAAGCGAAGCGACGCGTGCACAAGGACCAGCTAGGCTTGGCTGTTAAGAAGAGCTTCAACTCGCAAGCTGTTACGGAGAGCGACGTAATCGTCGACTGGTTATACAAGTCGAAACACCAGG ACAAGGAGTTTAGGGTACGGTTCGCCCCCCATCGCAAGTGA
- a CDS encoding DnaJ, DnaJ-class molecular chaperone with C-terminal Zn finger domain protein, with product MSFAGALPLKAVAPVRIAGSTSFARCQRRCIATQASRAQSRRPSVAQRQQNAQSIRFFHASPPSSAMADPYQTLGVSKNASAADIKKAYYGMAKKYHPDTNKEAGAKEKFAAAQSAYEILSDAEKKKAFDSYGAGAFDANGGFNPGASAGGPGGNPFGGGFGGGFGGFGGFGGAQGAGGFQDINFEDLFGAFTGGRRGRGGGGGRNPFQQESVMVGDDIEVQTNISFLDAARGVKKDIYVTPMTECGTCNGSGLKQGAKRAECKSCGGSGQRVTSMGGFHMSATCSSCGGSGFAIPRGSSCGTCGGDGAVKERKTITIDIPGGVDDGMRLRVNGEGDAPLTGQAMSSGTIRGQKGDLYVLIRVAADSKFRRSGSDILHTATIPLTTAVLGGEIKVPTLDGEVKVKVPTGSGTGDHVTLSGMGMKQLTGRRNGKGDLRVEFKVNMPKYLSVNQRTILEMLADEMGDKNAQRVINPGKTKDSAGNPMSGHENEGFLKSAWHNLTGQHRHLDPEERRKAEEDEKKRGSG from the exons ATGAGTTTCGCTGGTGCGCTCCCACTCAAGGCGGTGGCTCCTGTACGCATCGCCGGCTCGACGTCATTCGCGAGATGTCAACGACGATGTATCGCAACACAAGCATCGAGAGCACAATCGCGAAGACCTTCGGTTGCGCAAAGACAGCAGAATGCGCAGTCAATACGA TTCTTCCATGCTTCCCCTCCATCGTCCGCCATGGCCGATCCATACCAGACGCTCGGAGTCAGCAAAAACGCCTCTGCCGCCGACATCAAGAAAGCCTACTATGGCATGGCGAAGAAATACCATCCCGATACAAATAAGGAAGCCGGTGCAAAGGAAAAGTTTGCTGCTGCGCAGTCCGCATACGAAATCCTGTCAGACGCGGAGAAAAAAAAGGCCTTTGATTCCTATGGCGCCGGCGCCTTTGATGCAAATGGTGGCTTCAACCCTGGGGCTTCTGCGGGAGGGCCTGGAGGAAATCCGTTTGGGGGAGGCTTTGGAGGAGGCTTCGGTGGTTTTGGTGGGTTCGGTGGCGCTCAAGGTGCGGGGGGGTTCCAGGACATCAATTTTGAGGATCTATTCGGTGCTTTCACTGGAGGcagaagaggaagaggtgGCGGTGGGGGACGGAACCCATTTCAGCAAGAGTCGGTCATGGTGGGTGACGATATCGAAGTACAAACAAACATCTCATTCTTGGATGCGGCGAGAGGTGTTAAAAAGGACATATACGTTACGCCCATGACAGAATGCGGAACATGTAACGGCAGTGGGTTGAAGCAGGGCGCAAAGAGAGCAGAGTGCAAGAGCTGTGGAGGCAGTGGGCAACGGGTAACAAGCATGGGCGGCTTCCACATGAGCGCAACCTGTTCATCCTGCGGCGGATCTGGATTTGCGATACCCCGGGGTTCGTCTTGTGGCACTTGCGGAGGCGATGGCGCGGTCAAGGAACGAAAGACCATCACAATCGACATACCTGGTGGTGTAGACGACGGCATGCGGCTGCGCGTCAACGGCGAGGGAGATGCACCACTCACTGGCCAAGCCATGTCTTCCGGAACTATTCGCGGCCAAAAGGGAGACCTCTACGTGCTTATCCGTGTAGCCGCCGACTCCAAGTTCAGACGCAGCGGCTCTGATATCCTACACACCGCAACTATTCCACTCACTACGGCCGTACTGGGAGGCGAGATCAAGGTCCCGACGCTAGACGGCGAAGTCAAGGTTAAAGTACCCACAGGCTCAGGAACCGGCGACCACGTCACGCTATCAGGCATGGGCATGAAACAATTGACTGGCCGGCGCAATGGCAAGGGTGACTTGCGCGTAGAGTTCAAGGTCAACATGCCCAAGTACCTCAGTGTCAACCAGCGCACCATCTTGGAAATGCTGGCAGATGAAATGGGAGACAAGAACGCACAGCGAGTGATCAACCCAGGCAAGACCAAGGACTCAGCGGGGAACCCCATGAGCGGACATGAAAACGAGGGCTTCTTGAAGAGCGCCTGGCACAACCTGACAGGGCAGCACAGGCACCTAGACCCCGAGGAGAGGCGCAAGGCGGAAGAGGATGAGAAGAAGAGGGGGTCTGGCTAA
- a CDS encoding vacuolar protein-sorting protein bro1, producing MTTQIPMISVPLKQTQEIDWIAPLKQYIRATYGDDPERYSEECATLNRLRQDMRGAGKDSAAGRDLLYRYYGQLELLDLRFPVDENHIKISFTWFDAFTHKATSQYSLAYEKASIIFNISAVLSCHAAHQNRHEDVGLKTSYHSFQASAGMFTYINENFLHAPSTDLSRETVKTLIAIMLAQAQEVFLEKQIADGKKVGLLAKLASQAAFLYTQATEGAQENVTNAVFEKVWLLVCQIKSHHMASLAQYYQALADDDANSHGVAICRLQVAEAHAKDANRAAHSFPNNAPANSNLTSETGGILSDMTKKHLANVQEKLAELSKDNDFIYHQGIPNEAALTQVPKLPAAKAIPVSELYQGQDIQRIIGPDIFQKIVPLAVTESASLYDEEKAKLIRAESERVEVANDEMAASLDYLKLPDSLNVLRGGMDQDMMVDSDFRKWCEELAGHQSFGPAFEQLERDKSEIITSLDSSMKQLDMEESVCEKMRSKYGPEWTQQPSSRLTSTLRSDIRNYRGAVEEASTSDAQLYSTFRQCEADFDEMRSAGETDEADVLYSRAMVKAGASKGKSPRPMEGSLIDDDIDEGPSVTHQIGAVEDILRKLNLVKKERTQILKDLKDKVHSDDISNVLILNKKAIANQESQLFKAELEKFRPHQNRILQANHKQSSLLKELTRTYSDLLKDKRVRSEQSKYEAFSRQRNTVMTKYRRVYHLFNDLVAGLTRAQSFYSEMKDTVSSLQQNVQTFVHNRRTEGAQLLNNIEERNKAQGADQEQQRMKELMERMSMEPSGSPVSQGGGRKKSIPAPLSSTPGYPSTSGSSHPAYNPAASPPVTPRYPMTTAPSQQYASPQQSYGQPSNGYNQSAPPRRESYQQQQQYPSHQAQNSQSSSGYNPAAHNQYNPTSPPAHQQFFSPPHSQQQQPQGGYPSGPGGYAAPQRQGGQNQGGANDPWAGLSGWK from the exons ATGACGACACAAATCCCGATGATCTCGGTGCCGCTGAAGCAGACACAAGAAATCGACTGGATAGCCCCGCTGAAGCAGTATATAAGAGCGACGTATGGTGACGATCCAGAGCGTTACTCGGAAGAATGCGCCACGTTAAACCGACTACGGCAGGATATGAGGGGTGCGGGTAAGGACAGTGCGGCGGGGAGGGATCTGCTGTACAGATACTATGGACAGCTGGAACTACTCGACTTGAGATTCCCGGTGGATGAGAATCATATCAAGATTAGCTTCACATG GTTCGATGCCTTTACACACAAAGCCACGTCGCAATACTCGCTCGCATACGAGAAGGCATCCATCATCTTCAATATCTCCGCCGTTCTCTCCTGCCACGCCGCGCACCAGAACCGCCACGAAGACGTCGGACTCAAGACATCATACCACTCCTTCCAGGCATCCGCCGGCATGTTCACATACATCAACGAGAACTTCCTACACGCACCCTCGACCGATCTGAGTCGTGAGACTGTCAAGACTCTCATAGCGATTATGCTAGCACAGGCGCAAGAAGTGTTTCTGGAGAAGCAGATTGCAGATGGCAAGAAGGTTGGATTGCTGGCGAAACTGGCCAGCCAGGCAGCATTCTTGTACACTCAAGCTACAGAAGGCGCGCAGGAGAATGTCACAAATGCCGTTTTTGAGAAAGTGTGGCTCTTGGTTTGCCAG ATTAAATCGCACCACATGGCTTCGTTAGCCCAGTACTATCAGGCTCTTGCTGATGACGACGCAAACTCACACGGAGTAGCCATTTGCAGACTACAAGTCGCCGAAGCGCATGCAAAAGACGCCAACCGAGCAGCTCACAGCTTCCCCAACAACGCGCCAGCCAACTCGAATCTGACTTCCGAGACTGGGGGTATTCTATCGGACATGACGAAAAAACATCTGGCAAACGTGCAGGAAAAGCTGGCTGAACTTTCCAAAGATAACGATTTTATCTACCATCAGGGAATCCCGAACGAAGCTGCGCTCACACAGGTACCGAAACTGCCGGCGGCCAAGGCGATACCTGTTAGCGAATTATACCAAGGCCAGGACATTCAGAGAATAATTGGGCCGGACATCTTCCAGAAGATTGTACCGCTTGCAGTCACTGAGTCGGCGAGTTTGTACGACGAAGAGAAGGCGAAACTGATACGTGCAGAGAGTGAGCGGGTCGAAGTGGCCAACGATGAAATGGCCGCTAGTCTTGACTATTTGAAACTACCCGACAGCCTTAACGTGCTACGTGGGGGCATGGACCAAGATATGATGGTCGACAGCGATTTCCGAAAGTGGTGTGAGGAGCTTGCTGGACACCAATCGTTTGGCCCCGCGTTTGAGCAGCTAGAAAGAGACAAGTCCGAGATTATCACCTCCCTCGATTCGAGTATGAAGCAGCTAGATATGGAGGAGAGTGTCTGTGAGAAGATGAGGTCCAAATACGGACCGGAATGGACCCAGCAGCCTAGCTCACGGTTAACCTCTACACTCCGAAGCGACATCCGAAACTACCGGGGAGCGGTCGAGGAAGCAAGTACTAGTGATGCCCAGCTCTACAGCACCTTTCGACAATGCGAAGCCGACTTTGACGAGATGCGATCAGCTGGCGAGACCGACGAAGCCGACGTATTGTACTCAAGAGCCATGGTCAAGGCGGGAGCGAGCAAAGGAAAGAGCCCCAGGCCGATGGAGGGTAGCCTTATTGATGACGACATTGACGAAGGCCCTTCTGTTACACACCAGATTGGTGCTGTCGAGGATATCTTGCGGAAGTTGAACCTTGTTAAGAAGGAGAGGACgcagatactcaaggatctcaAAGACAAG GTTCACTCCGACGACATTTCCAACGTTTTGATTCTTAACAAGAAAGCCATTGCAAACCAGGAATCACAGTTGTTCAAGGCTGAGCTGGAGAAGTTCCGACCACACCAGAACCGCATACTACAAGCCAACCACAAACAATCGTCACTGCTCAAAGAGCTCACACGCACATATTCTGATCTTCTCAAGGACAAGCGCGTACGATCGGAGCAGAGCAAATACGAAGCCTTTTCAAGACAGCGAAACACAGTCATGACAAAATACCGGAGGGTGTACCATCTTTTCAATGACCTTGTTGCTGGGTTGACACGCGCCCAAAGCTTTTACTCGGAGATGAAGGACACTGTATCCAGCCTTCAACAGAATGTACAGACATTCGTCCACAACAGGCGAACAGAAGGTGCACAGTTACTGAACAATATTGAGGAGCGCAACAAGGCGCAAGGTGCAGATCAAGAGCAGCAAAGGATGAAGGAGCTGATGGAGAGAATGTCAATGGAGCCTTCAGGGTCGCCAGTGTCGCAAGGCGGGGGCCGCAAGAAGAGTATCCCAGCACCTCTCTCTTCCACACCAGGCTATCCTTCGACATCAGGTAGTAGCCATCCCGCATACAACCCCGCAGCTTCACCACCCGTCACACCACGCTACCCCATGACAACAGCACCAAGCCAGCAATATGCCTCTCCCCAGCAATCCTACGGTCAGCCATCAAACGGCTATAACCAATCCGCGCCACCCCGACGAGAAAGCTaccaacaacagcaacaatACCCCTCGCACCAAGCCCAAAACTCACAGTCCTCCTCCGGCTACAATCCAGCAGCCCACAACCAATACAACCCAACTTCACCCCCAGCACACCAACAATTCTTCTCCCCTCCACACtcacagcagcagcagcc CCAGGGGGGTTACCCGAGTGGGCCGGGTGGTTACGCGGCGCCGCAGAGACAAGGGGGGCAGAACCAGGGAGGAGCGAATGACCCCTGGGCTGGTTTGAGTGGGTGGAAGTAG
- a CDS encoding DUF1421 multi-domain protein, producing MSQLPPPSSRPKVGVAAIILSPASLPNTTPSILTSTRLSSHGAGTLQLPGGHLEHGGILF from the coding sequence ATGTCCCAACTACCCCCACCATCCTCCCGCCCCAAAGTCGGCGTAGCAGCCATCATCCTCTCCCCTGCCTCCCTCCCAAACACCACCCCATCAATCCTAACATCAACCCGCCTCTCTTCCCACGGCGCCGGCACCCTACAACTCCCCGGTGGCCACCTCGAGCACGGGGGAATCCTTTTCTGA
- a CDS encoding Hamartin domain containing protein, which yields MSLVRTLITTLLLTPSLALPLSPWHRPFQGDGFPLIPWYRVFRDDGSPSAGWPAQEDWLPFDDAWLVALPQIGNSCYNNGWGPNNTPTESLASRSSILSTATKSSIPAEFILVIIMQESRDCVRAPTTEYAGNQNPGLMQTAGHASCHPSNAEPMSQCPNNMIGDMINEGTMGRGLGMNLRDALSAFNDEGATKYYKAARRYNPGAGVTSMDMGVGSTPCYASDVANWLVGGMYSRDGKTGCDNASVRL from the coding sequence ATGTCTCTTGTCCGGACTCTCATCACCACCCTCCTCCTCACACCCTCCCTCGCCCTCCCACTCAGCCCTTGGCACAGACCATTCCAGGGCGACGGCTTCCCACTCATCCCCTGGTACAGAGTTTTCAGAGACGATGGCTCGCCCTCAGCCGGCTGGCCTGCCCAAGAAGACTGGCTCCCTTTCGACGACGCCTGGCTCGTAGCCCTCCCTCAAATCGGTAACTCGTGCTACAACAACGGCTGGGGTCCAAATAACACACCCACCGAGTCTCTGGCCTCGCGATCCTCCATCCTATCCACCGCAACCAAGTCCTCCATTCCCGCCGAGTTCATCCTCGTAATCATCATGCAGGAAAGTCGAGACTGTGTTCGCGCGCCTACCACCGAGTATGCTGGAAACCAGAACCCAGGACTCATGCAGACAGCTGGACATGCTAGCTGCCATCCTTCCAACGCGGAGCCCATGTCACAGTGCCCGAATAACATGATCGGTGATATGATCAACGAAGGCACCATGGGACGGGGTTTGGGTATGAATTTGAGAGACGCACTGAGTGCGTTCAATGATGAGGGCGCGACAAAGTACTATAAAGCTGCTCGCCGCTACAACCCCGGCGCCGGCGTCACGTCCATGGATATGGGTGTGGGAAGCACGCCTTGCTATGCCAGCGATGTTGCGAATTGGCTTGTTGGCGGCATGTACAGCCGAGACGGGAAGACTGGGTGTGATAATGCGAGCGTGAGATTGTGA
- a CDS encoding Tgt, Queuine-archaeosine tRNA-ribosyltransferase, whose translation MVSLLKLAKVTEEGVRFLSPHDGSPMLLTPEHSISLQNSIGSDIIMQLDDVIATTSPDHARMKEAMERSVRWLDRCIQAHKYPERQNLFCIIQGGLDLEMRRECTAEMVARDTPGIAIGGLSGGEEKESYCNVVKTCTELLPEKKPRYVMGVGYPEDLVVSVALGADMFDCVWPTRTARFGNAITARGTVNLRNAMYSEDFGPIEEGCNCTCCRPISEGGLGITRAYVYHVTAKETAGAHLLTMHNVHYQLNLMRLVRDAITEDQYPQFVKGFFSKLYSGDKENYPKWAVDALKGVGVDLWID comes from the exons ATGGTGTCGCTACTCAAACTCGCAAAAGTGACGGAAGAAGGTGTGCGCTTTCTCAGCCCTCATGATGGCTCGCCCATGTTGCTCACGCCCGAACACTCCATCTCTCTCCAAAACTCAATCGGCTCAGATATCATCATGCAATTGGATGACGTTATTGCTACGACCTCGCCTGACCATGCGCGCATGAAGGAGGCCATGGAGCGTTCAGTTCGCTGGTTAGACCGATGTATACAGGCACACAAGTACCCGGAGCGACAAAACCTATTCTGCATCATTCAAGGAGGGCTTGATCTTGAGATGCGGAGAGAGTGTACCGCCGAGATGGTCGCCCGAGATACGCCAGGAATCGCTATCGGGGGACTTTCTGGTGGTGAGGAGAAAGAATCATATTGCAACGTCGTCAAGACATGCACCGAGTTACTACCTGAGAAGAAACCACGCTATGTCATGGGCGTT GGCTACCCCGAAGACTTGGTTGTCTCTGTTGCACTCGGTGCAGACATGTTCGATTGTGTATGGCCCACTAGAACCGCC CGTTTTGGCAATGCCATCACCGCCCGTGGCACCGTTAACCTCCGTAACGCCATGTACTCCGAAGACTTTGGTCCGATCGAAGAAGGCTGCAACTGCACTTGTTGCCGCCCCATCTCCGAAGGCGGCCTCGGTATCACACGCGCATACGTCTACCATGTCACTGCCAAAGAAACTGCTGGAGCACATCTCCTCACCATGCATAATGTGCATTACCAGTTGAACCTGATGAGGCTGGTGAGAGACGCTATCACGGAGGATCAATATCCGCAGTTTGTAAAGGGGTTCTTTAGTAAGCTGTACAGTGGAGACAAGGAAAACTATCCAAAGTGGGCTGTGGATGCGCTAAAGGGCGTGGGTGTAGATTTGTGGATCGATTGA
- a CDS encoding Tymo-45kd-70kd domain containing protein has translation MTSTKPLNILISGSGICGPSCAYWLHCFLPMAQITIIERSPVPRLGGQAVDLRSACIPIVKKMGLLDKVLEKNTTEMGMEFVYLDTKRKALFPKTGEEERQSATSEYEILRGDIAEIFFNATKSLRNVTYIFDEMITSITQVDTPGSSTTAEVTFKNSHLPPSTYDLVIGADGQMSRTRRLVFGHGPKNDDYLHRLGQYSALFTMPRDPIDNEYAQWYNAPGGRLFLLRPDPYGTQRAYLSVTDKNLSRFDEIDGLLRTGTREQQQAWFEREFQGAGYQTDRCLAAMKKADDFYMQQIAQVRMPQWSKGCCVVVGDAAYCPSPISGVGTAAAIVGSYVLAGEVAKSLHDIPAALREYERVTRGFVDKAQKLVPGAPQIANPQSVWGDQGAECCYGCAGEQVCAGVEWVGGEVVSRVWEYDGVVSTGL, from the exons ATGACGTCAACAAAACCTCTTAATATCCTCATCTCTGGATCCGGTATCTGTGGCCCTTCTTGTGCCTACTGGCTACACTGCTTTCTTCCTATGGCTCAAATTACCATTATCGAACGCTCGCCTGTACCACGACTCGGTGGACAAGCTGTCGACCTTCGCTCAGCATGCATACCAATTGTGAAAAAGATGGGGTTGCTAGACAAGGTTTTGGAGAAGAATACAACAGAGATGGGCATGGAATTTGTGTATCTCGATACTAAGCGTAAAGCGTTGTTCCCAAAGACAGGCGAAGAGGAGAGACAGAGTG CAACATCCGAGTACGAAATCCTCCGCGGCGACATCGCTGAAATTTTCTTCAACGCCACAAAGTCCCTCCGTAATGTAACCTACATCTTCGACGAAATGATAACTTCAATCACCCAAGTCGACACTCCCGGCAGCTCCACGACCGCAGAAGTGACCTTCAAAAACAGCCATCTACCTCCTTCAACCTACGACCTCGTCATCGGCGCAGACGGCCAGATGTCACGAACCCGGCGTCTTGTCTTCGGCCACGGACCCAAAAATGACGATTACTTGCACAGACTAGGCCAATACTCCGCTCTCTTCACTATGCCCCGCGACCCCATCGACAACGAATACGCACAATGGTACAACGCCCCCGGTGGTCGTTTGTTCCTCCTGCGACCTGACCCCTACGGTACCCAGCGCGCCTACCTCTCCGTGACGGATAAAAACCTCTCTCGCTTCGATGAGATTGACGGTTTACTACGCACGGGCACCAGAGAACAGCAGCAAGCATGGTTCGAACGTGAATTCCAAGGTGCGGGGTACCAGACCGATCGGTGTCTTGCAGCCATGAAGAAAGCAGATGACTTCTACATGCAGCAGATAGCGCAAGTACGGATGCCACAGTGGAGCAAAGGCTGCTGCGTTGTCGTCGGTGATGCAGCGTATTGTCCCAGTCCCATCTCCGGCGTCGGCACCGCAGCGGCGATTGTAGGATCTTATGTTCTCGCTGGTGAGGTGGCAAAGTCGCTACATGATATTCCTGCTGCACTGAGGGAGTACGAACGCGTCACAAGGGGTTTTGTGGATAAGGCGCAGAAGCTTGTTCCGGGTGCGCCGCAGATTGCGAATCCGCAGTCGGTGTGGGGGGATCAAGGTGCTGAATGCTGTTACGGGTGTGCTGGCGAGCAGGTTTGTGCAGGGGTTGAGTGGGTTGGTGGGGAGGTTGTTTCCCGCGTTTGGGAGTACGACGGCGTGGTGTCCACCGGATTATGA
- a CDS encoding aminopeptidase Y precursor yields the protein MVYLSGFALCAAISSATALQIPLLSSSSNAGPLGHAHGAKPLVNSTELQDLVSGDRLMARAKKMFDIAKLGEAEYNHPTRVIGSAGHLGTLSYIYESILELGDYYTISNQSFPAVSGHIFESRLVIGDGVPKSAAPMGLTPPTKDKEPVHGDLVFVKNEGCEASDYPDSVSGNIAFVKRGVCPFGTKSEHAGRKGAVAAVVYNYEKDPVSGTLGTPSPDHVATFGLSGEEAEPILKKLGNKERVDAIAYIDAEVSQILTVNIIAQTTEGDPDNCVMLGAHSDSVTEGPGINDDGSGTMSLLEVATQLTKFNVSNCVRFAWWAAEEEGLLGSDYYVSSLSEKENKKIRLFMDYDMMASPNFAYQIYNATNAVNPHGSEELRDLYIKWYEDQGLNYTFIPFDGRSDYDGFIRSGIPGGGIATGAEGIKTEKEVEMFGGKAGDWYDPCYHQLCDDLGNVNVTAWVVNTKLIAHSVATYARSLKGFPEREIEVAAKSTAYLKDVKYHGAKLVL from the exons GCGGGTCCGCTCGGACATGCCCACGGCGCGAAACCATTGGTCAACTCGACCGAGCTGCAGGACCTCGTCAGTGGTGACAGGCTGATGGCTCGTGCGAAGAAGATGTTTGACATTGCCAAGCTTGGAGAAGCAGAATACAACCATCCCACAAGAGTTATCGGGAGTGCCG GTCATCTTGGGACGCTATCCTACATTTACGAAAGCATTCTTGAGCTCGGTGACTACTATACAATCTCGAACCAGAGTTTCCCTGCCGTTTCTGGTCACATCTTCGAATCTCGCCTGGTCATTGGTGATGGCGTGCCCAAGTCTGCAGCGCCCATGGGCCTAACTCCACCGACCAAGGACAAGGAGCCCGTACATGGCGACCTTGTGTTTGTGAAGAATGAGGGATGTGAGGCATCTGATTACCCTGACTCAGTCTCTGGCAATATTGCATTTGTGAAGCGTGGAGTATGCCCGTTCGGCACCAAGTCTGAGCATGCTGGTCGCAAGGGCGCCGTAGCTGCAGTCGTATACAACTACGAGAAGGATCCCGTCTCCGGTACTCTTGGAACACCGTCGCCAGACCACGTTGCAACCTTTGGTCTCTCTGGCGAAGAGGCCGAGCCGATACTGAAGAAGCTCGGGAACAAGGAGCGCGTCGATGCTATTGCCTACATAGATGCCGAGGTCAGCCAGATCCTGACGGTCAACATCATTGCTCAGACAACTGAGGGTGATCCGGATAACTGTGTCATGTTGGGTGCCCACAGCGACAGCGTCACAGAAGGCCCCGGTATCAACGACGATGGCTCGGGTACCATGTCACTTCTCGAGGTTGCCACCCAACTCACCAAGTTCAACGTCAGTAACTGCGTTCGATTTGCTTGGTGGGCTGCCGAAGAAGAGGGTCTGCTCGGTTCAGACTACTATGTCTCATCTCTATCTGAGAAGGAGAACAAGAAGATCCGTCTATTCATGGACTACGACATGATGGCCAG CCCCAACTTCGCCTATCAAATCTACAACGCCACCAACGCGGTCAACCCACATGGCTCAGAAGAGCTCCGTGATCTATACATCAAGTGGTACGAGGACCAGGGCTTGAACTATACCTTTATCCCCTTCGATGGTCGCAGCGACTATGATGGGTTCATCCGCAGCGGCATTCCCGGTGGTGGTATCGCAACAGGTGCCGAGGGTATCAAGACGGAGAAGGAGGTTGAGATGTTTGGCGGCAAGGCTGGAGATTGGTATGACCCATGTTACCATCAACTTTGTGATGATCTCGGCAACGTGAACGTCACTGCGTGGGTTGTCAACACCAAG CTCATCGCCCACTCTGTTGCCACGTACGCACGGTCGCTCAAGGGCTTCCCCGAGCGCGAAATTGAGGTTGCCGCAAAGTCGACCGCATACCTGAAGGATGTCAAATACCACGGCGCGAAACTTGTCCTTTAA